A stretch of the Theropithecus gelada isolate Dixy chromosome 7a, Tgel_1.0, whole genome shotgun sequence genome encodes the following:
- the PATL2 gene encoding protein PAT1 homolog 2 isoform X2 produces MTRKEKDWVIKVQMVQLQSINPRLDDYYYQEYYQKLEKKQVDEELLGRRNQVESLKLVTPYIQKAEAYESVVRIEGSLGQVAVSTCFSPRRAIDAVPHGTQEQDIEAASSQRLRVLYRIEKMFLQLLEIEEGWKYRPPQPCFSEQQSNQVEKLFQTLKTQEQNNLEEAADGFLQVLSVRKGKALVARLLPFLAQDQAITILLAITHHLPLLVRRDVADQALQMLFKPLGKCISHLTLHELLQGLQGLMLLPPGSSERPVTVVLQNQFGISLLYALLSHGEQLVSLDSSLEEPNSDHTAWTDMVVLIAWEIAQMPTASLAEPLAFPSNLLPLFCHHVDKQLVQQLEARMEFAWIY; encoded by the exons ATGACCAGAAAAGAGAAGGACTGGGTGATAAAAGTGCAGATGGTGCAACTGCAGAGTATAAACCCCCGCCTGGATGATTACTACTACCAG GAATATTACCAGAAGCTAGAGAAGAAGCAGGTAGACGAAGAGCTACTCGGACGAAGAAACCAGGTTGAGTCCCTCAAGCTGGTAACGCCTTACATTCAGAAGGCAGAGGCTTATGAGTCCG TAGTCCGAATCGAGGGTTCCCTGGGCCAGGTAGCTGTGTCGACGTGCTTCAGCCCTCGCCGAGCTATTGATGCTGTACCCCATGGAACTCAAGAGCAG GATATAGAAGCTGCAAGCAGTCAGAGGCTTCGGGTGTTATACCGGATTGAGAAG ATGTTCCTTCAGTTACTAGAAATAGAGGAGGGCTGGAAGTATAGGCCTCCACAGCCCTGCTTTTCTGAGCAGCAAAGCAACCAGGTTGAGAAGCTCTTCCAGACCTTAAAGACCCAGGAGCAGAACAACCTGGA GGAGGCAGCAGATGGCTTCCTGCAGGTGCTCTCTGTGAGGAAGGGGAAGGCCCTGGTGGCCCGGCTGCTCCCCTTCCTGGCCCAGGATCAGGCTATTACCATTCTTTTGGCTATCACCCATCATCTGCCCCTCCTGGTCCGGAGGGATGTGGCTGATCAG GCCCTACAAATGTTATTCAAACCTCTGGGCAAATGTATCAGTCACTTGACCCTCCATGAACTCCTCCAAGGACTTCAGGGATTAATGCTGTTGCCACCTGGCTCCTCAGAGCGGCCAGTCACTGTGGTGCTTCAGAATCAG TTTGGAATATCTTTGCTCTATGCCCTACTGAGTCATGGGGAGCAGCTGGTATCGCTGGATTCTTCCCTAGAGGAACCCAACAGTGACCATACAGCTTG GACAGACATGGTGGTTCTGATTGCCTGGGAAATAGCCCAAATGCCTACAGCCTCTCTGGCAGAACCCCTCGCTTTCCCCAGCAACCTACTTCCCCTGTTCTGTCACCACGTGGACAAACAATTGGTTCAGCAGCTGGAGGCCAGGATGGA GTTTGCCTGGATCTACTGA